From Daphnia magna isolate NIES linkage group LG2, ASM2063170v1.1, whole genome shotgun sequence:
TCATTTCCGATCATATCCGTATATGGTTGTTGCATGTGACCATGCATATAGCACCTCCAATAAAATTGCAATTCCACTAGTCGTCATGAAAAATTTTGACTTGCTCGATAGCGTTAGAATACATCGGATTTCACTTTTcatgttcaatgtgaatgtgACTCCATTTTGAATAGAGCACAGTGGCTGTGGCGGGTGTGGTCTGTCGGTGTAGTGTTACCATCCCACCCAGCCAAACCGGCCTCATGTGCACTGATCCGTGATCGAAAGAGCAAAGGACCGCCGGGCTGTGCGTGTCTGCATGTGTGTAGCACAATGTGTGTATAGAAAAAGCGTCGCTTGCTGTGTGTGGCGCTTTCGTATTGAAAGCAGCAAACGCTTGGCACGATCGTCTTGAATTTCTACAATTCGACATTGACGGATGAGTTTGAATGGATCGGCCTTCATCCAACGAGCAGAAATTGGTTTGTCATTAAAAGGGTCATTCCCCTCGAACGAGTGTTCATTGTGGCCGATACGCAATGAGCAACGCCACATGTTTTTTCATCTTCGATGGCATATCGATTCCTCGCACGCCACACGCACTTTTTCTTGTCATCTGATAAGCGTAGGCTCAGATCTGGTTTCATGCGAAATATTTTGAGCCCCCCTTCCCTTcccattttgtgtgtgtgtgtgtgtgtgtcccccCTTTCCAATTGCGGCATTTAGTACAAGCATACAAAATGTATACTGTGCTTTGTACACGCACCCTTTTCATCCTATACTTCAGGTGCCTTAAACTTGCTAAAGGCACTGCGATGGAACTTCCGGAGGCTGGCGAAAAGAGAATTGCCCCACCGCacgccgttttttttttttttcggtctTTCCATCACAAGAGTgtagtaaaataaaaaaaaaaaggaaaaactaaaagaataGAAAACACGAAAGGGGGGAAGCGCAGTTTGTTAATGAGTCCTCGTCAAGCCCAAGCATTTACAGTATGGGGGGGAGGCCATTGATTAGTACCATACTCGTTAATCATTCatggtgaaaaagaaaaaggtcaaCTGCACATCTCTGGTGTTTTGTGGTGGGAAAGTTTTcttgataaaaaagaaaatcgaatgAATGAAGCTTAGCAGCATTAAAAAGCCAACATGATGCGTACTGTTggtatatgaaaaaaaaacgtactgCGTACGTCATTGAGCAATTCCATCTGAAGCATCCgacattttttcgttttttttattatttacttgTAATTCTTTTGACGCCCATTGATCAGGGGGTTAAGAGGATAGAGAGAACATGTTATACTTGGCTGGTCGTCGTTAACACGAGACTTGTCATCGCCGATACGTCTATGTCATCGTCGGTCGTCCGGGTTCGTTTCcttttgtgtgtctgtgtgtgtatttttGGAATTGATGagacacacacaagaaaaaaggggggaatatGAAAAGATACTTTCTATATCATCGCCTTCTTTCACTagcagtttttttcttttaaaatgtcaGAGTCAATGTAATGAAATGTGCATTCCCGTGAGGCGGCAAACCGTGGAGACGGCGACGCCTTTCCGTCGTCTGATGGCGATGACGGATCGGTCGGGAGTACAGGGCGGTTCTCGCTTCGCATCTCTCCTTCATTCGTAATATTCAATGTTCTCAAACACGCTTCTGTTGCCGTCTATATACAACGGCGATGACGCAATCTCATCTTTGAATAAATAACCCGCCATTTTTGCTTACTTTCTACGTAATGCACATGGCCGTTGAAATATGTGCcgcattcatttttttgtgtgtgctcaTGTCAGATGCAGAAGGGCGTTTGATTATTTGCTTGTATGTAGTAACGACAATCGATCAGGAGTACATTATGTGCGACTGGAAATTGAGGGTTTCATTTcagtaagaagaaaaaggggaacacGATGATCActacaattttgaaaaatgtttgtttagaaaataaatgttgattagaaaagaaaaaaaattggctacAGGACGACGTCAGGTGATGAAGCGAAAACGGGCAAGTGATGTCAAATGTGCGCTAAATCGTCGTGAGAATGTGAAGCGATGCACTCGctgacagctccattgactcgCTTTTGGTGTATAGAAAAACAACATTGAAATCGTTTAGGATGATGAATCTATTTCTAACGACCGTCTTTAGAGGCTTGGGTGCTTGTCTTTAAACAAAAGAACCGACTGCGTTTCATTgaccgtttttcttttcaacaaaaatgaataCCTTTTTAGGCGTTCCCACACTCTCTTTGTGTGtgctctttttattttatttttattttattttctttttgaaacgCGCCAATTTTTGAATGCCTACTCAATTGCAGCTCAAACCCTCTCCAGGGTTGACGACCTCGCCGGGATTTTGCGACTCTGTTTCGTTCTCCTCAGTTTCCCCGTTGAAAATGCGCCGAGCTTTGATCAAACAGGTTTCGACATTGTCCCAATTGCCGCTCGTCGCTGCGATAGAGAACATAAAAAGCGGTTGGTTGGGACACGCAATCGATCGATCTATTAATCGTGTCATCGTGCAAGTCTGACCTTCTAACGCCGCCATGAGTAGCCAAAGTTGTAGGAGAGCGCCGACATCGGCTGTCCGTTCGGCCAATGCTAAGCCCTGTTGAGCGCAAGTCTTGGACAACTCTTGTTGCCCATCGGCTGTCCATGAATGAAtgataaggaaaaagaaagaaaagacggCCAAGTTGTGAGGCTATAGCATAAACGCATCACATCAGAGTAGCGAACTTTGTATAGGCGCCGAGCAAAACTTTGTGTCTCGTCGTGACTTGATATGAGCAAGTTAAGTTAACCGCAAGTGAATTGAAACTTACCCAAGTAGAGGACGGCTATTTCGATGGCCAAATGCATTTTTTCGTTAGTATTGCCATCGTCTTTGCATTGGCTTTGTTGCTGGCCGTGTAGTCGCAGCAAACTCATTTTAGCTTCGATTTCGCCAATCAAATCCTCGTCTCGAGTCGCCCATCCGCAACATTTGGCTAGAAAGATGTCGGCACATTGCCCAATTTGCCGCTTCTCGATGCCTATACATTAGAAATTCATtatccgtttttctttttttttttttaatttgaatttgacttaaaatttgaatttaaattaaaaaaaacgaaaacaaaaacaatggaGAGCGCATTACATTCAGTCATGTCGTCGACCACTTGTCGCCATTCTTCCAAATCCTCGTTACCGTCGCAACATTCGTTCTCATCTTCTTCGGCAGCAACGGCTAGAATTCGCGACACTTCGTCCGATGAGCAGCGAGCGTTCGGCGGCTCCTCTCTTTCAGTTGAGGCTCCCGACGATGACGACTCTTCCTCCGCCAAACGGCTAGTGCAATTGCCACTGCTGCTACCACCGCCGCCGCTATCGCGACTGCTACTTGCGTCTCCTGATTGTTTGGTGTCGCTTGTCGAGTCTTCGGTCGATGTCGTGTTGTCATTTGACGAAGGAAtgcgtcgtcgtcgtcgatgATGCTGTTCAAAATAGAAACACCTTTTGAATTGCTGTGTTTCGTGGCTCCATCCAGGAGGGTCGGGGGGATCTGATACCGTTTTGATGTTGGTCCGTTCTTTTGTATAAACAATGTGGAACGGTTGCTGTTGTTTCCAAAAATTCTCCCTTCCCTTCAGGTACTCTAGAGTCTCCTTGGCGTGATGGATGATTTTCAGGCTGGACGCGCTCTGATTGTGTAACCCTGCAGTGCACATGGCCATGTATACGTTTATATACAGCGTGACCAGTGTGTGCAAGTGTCACATTGACCGTATATATTGTTATGGGCTTACATTGTACGTGTCCAGCATCACATAACTTATTAACAAGGCTATACTTTATGTGATAGGGGACTAAAACTGTGtcacaaaaaaatcaaataaaagcGCCTACCTGGATTTTCGAGTAACCTTTCCAGGTAAATTTTGTCGACGTGAAGATCTCCGAGCAGAGAAGAGTCTCGATGAGTGCCCTGTCCTGCTGGCCATAGTCGCTGCTCCAGTTGTTGACTAAACTGATTCATTTGGTGGCCACCGGCCATTGAATTCTTTCCGAGTGGTGGCAATCGAGACGACGATCCTTTGGCCCACGTTGTATTTCTTTTACTGCTCGAAGTGGTGCTGCGATACTGCTGCTGTTGATGCAGCGTTGGCGGCTTGACTATCGTGGATCAACCATCGAGTCATTCGTGTGTTGTTAAGGACAATTGATTGCTTTATTGGCTTCTTATTATTACTGTGTACAGTCTAGTACCAGTGTACCTCCTAGAGAAATTTCGATGGCTTCTTGGGCCTTGCGAACACCTTGATGGAACAGCTCCATGTCCGGTCGTTGTTTACAGCCTTTGTGATAAAAGACCAACGCCTCTTCGAATCGACCCATTTGGTAGAGAACTTCGGCCTTTTGATACGTAGCTTAAACAGACATGATTGaatttatcattttgttttttcttgttttaaaaatcaaaggAAAACGATCGACTGACCTCTAACGTAGGAACTGTCGTTAGTCAGAGCTTCCTCTGCATCGTCCAGCGCTCCCTTGGTGTCTCCCATCTGCAATCGGCAACGGGACCGTGAGCACAAGGCATTTTTGTCTCCCGGTTGCAATTCCAATGCCTGTCgattcatttgatttttttaattttttaaattttttcaatggTTAATTAATGCATGAAAACAGACGCTATTAATCAAATGCGAAAACGTGGATTGACGAACCCCTCGTAATctaaaaatacaaattaaaAACAGCTGTAGGGGAGACCTTGTTGAGTAAATTCTTTGCCGTAGCCAATCCACCGATCCGCATCTCGAAATCCGCTTGCGCCAAATAAACTTGGGCCGGACTCTCTTTTGGCAACACGTAACGCCCCCTTTCTGAAGACAGAAACTCGTATTTCGTTATGTCGTCTCatttgatttcaatttcaattattattattatttgttttgtttttttaaaatcaatgcattttttttggggggggggggaagggggaaTAGAAGCAGTACCgcttttcaattgtttttctaaCGTCGTTTTAATGTCCGCGTCTCCTAGGAGGACGGCGGCGGCTCGATCCTTGTCCGTGAACGTCTCGTATTTGATGGGGACGCGACTGTCTGCGTTGTTTGTGCGATTGCTGCGCTTGAAAAAGTTGACCAACGTCGGCGGACCTTGGCCACTCGCGTTGTTTGGCGTCGACTGGTTGTGACTGCTCGTATTGATCGGCTTTCGGCGGGCGACGAGTCCGGCCGTTTTGGCCATTTTCATCacttttttgattttgaatttcgtCATCGACGATGTCGACGACTTTGCCGAGAAAGCGACGGCTGCCACGatggtcgtcttcgccttctgCTTCTCCATCATCGATTTCAACAGGGGCATCGCTTTGGTTTGGGGGTTGGTGCCCGACGAGTGCGAAGACACGGCCGAATTGAGCGACACGCACGAACCGCCACCGGCCGTGACGGACAAATTTCCCGGCGGTGCCGTTTTCTTGTGTTTACTCATTTTCAGCGACAAACTGTTGAAAGCCTTTTGGGTGGCTGTCATCGATGGCGGCAGCATTGGCAGTTTGGTGTCGCTTTTCGACACGTCTTTATCCGATGCCTTCTGATGCCTTTGGCTCTTTTCTTGTTTAGTTCTTTGCTCGTCTACTTCCGGCTCTTGGGTCGCTTTACCTGTTTGCGGTGCGACCACCTTTTCTCTGCCGTCTGCTTTGCTCGCCGCTTTTTGTGCATTGGCCTGTTGTTTCTGGTTTCGTTTGCTCGTTTCCGCCGGTGCTGCGCGCGCGACCGGCTGGTGGCCGGCTGATTTGACGACCAGTTTAGCGTCTCTCTGATTGTCCGCCTGCTGGCCGGCTTTTTTGCGAAACTTGATCAGCCGGGACTGGGCCGTCTCTTCTTTCTTATCATCTGCTTTAGCCGCCTCGTTCATTTTCATCGATTTGAGCAAACGATTTTGACGATGCTGGTCCGGCTCCTTTTTGATGTCGGGTCTCAGCTGGTAAAAATCGAGGATGTTGGACGCGCAGCCCAGGATGTTGTTGACTTTGGTGTTGAGCGCCTGCAGCGGAGTGGCCATGGATGTGGGAGTGCGGCTGCGAAACAAGTTTCGGCTTCCAGCGCCGTATCTGTTGGCTGAACCGGCTCCCGAGACGGGCGACGGCGAACGGGCCGGCGTCCAAGGTCTCGACAACTTGCCCAGTTGGACTATGGTAGCGGCCGAGGAAGGACGGGACGCGGCGGGATCGAAGGTGGCCGCATCCGCTGCCATGGCGGACGACGGCCTACTGGCCGGCATGTAGAAGCCCTGGATGCTTGAGCCCGTGCTGGAACGACGGCGTCTATTGCGTCGGCTCTGCTGGCCGTCCGCTAAACGCTTGTTGCTTGTGGCCAGTGAACCGTCTTTATTCTTCTTGTGTTTGCCCTTGTCCTTTTCGTTCTCTTCCTTCAGGTCTAAACGCGGCACGGTCGGCACGGAGTTCCTTCGCTCTTTGTGCATACGGATGAGGTTTGCGGCCGTTTCTTGGCCGCTCATTTTCACGTTGGCCGTGCCGTCGGCCGCTTGAACGACGACGATGTGCGGATGGCGGAATTTCGAGGCTGAATGAACAGCTGTGGCCGTTCTTCTGAATCGTAGGAACTCTATGGACAAGCTTTCTTCGCCTATGCGCTGGATGAGATGCGGCAATGGCGAATCCGGTCTCGAAACGGAAATGACGATGCTGGCGGCGCTGCTGCGTCGAGACGAGTCTCTGGAAGACGAGCCCATCGAATATTGATGATGCGCACTGGCAACGGAGATGCTCATGCGGCGACCTCCGTGCCGGGCCGCGGCCGAGGACGCGGCCGACGAGACTTGGCTCTCGCGCTCTCCATCCACATCCGTCACGGACCGCGTTTTGCGCAAAGAATTGCGGCCGCTGGCGCTGGGAGGCTGCCGGTCTGCCTCAACCTCTTCCGCGTCCGCGTGcttttgttgatgtttttgtttggtccGTTTCCCCGACGACGTCGACTCGCCAGGTGTCCGTTGTTCGGCTGCTTGTTTGTTCGATACTCGTTTGTCATCCTTGGCTCTCGGTTGGTCCTGTTTTTGCGACGCATCGGCCCATTGTTGCTTTTGCTGGTCCTTCTTCCATGAAAGGTCTTTTTTCGTACGTTGCGCTTCTTCTTCCTGCTGGGCGTGTTTTTGCCTCCAAAGCTCTTGGGTGACGATGGACGTCTTCTCTCCACCGGTTCCTTCTTCGTCGGCGTCGGCTGAGCTCAAGAAAATGGCCTCGACGCCGCCCAATCCAGCCCCACTATTGCTGCGCGTCTTGATTGCTGATGGCCTATTAGACGACACACCGTCTGGATCTTTCATTTCCGGATCGAGTTAACGTCGAACCTTTTGTGCAAccactacacacacacacacgcacacataCACCCTGCAGCACTGTGACTAATTAGATGAAAATACGCTGCATTGGGGGCGGTGGTGGCGGTGGTGGTGTAGTGACGATAACAATAGTTTTTTTGCGCCAGTAATTTGCGTATGCGGTAATGAAGGTGTGGCACGGAATCACAAAAGACCGGAGACTATGGAAGCGCTCATTCGATGTCGTCGTCGTTACGAAGGCGACTACAACGGCTCCAAAGCGTTGACGGTGTAGGTGGTATGCTATACTATCCGTCCTGTGCACTCACCAACCAAAAACGAttttattccccccccccccctgttttattttttgttcttattCTATTCCATCGAGTACGAACTACGAACCGAGAAGGGGGCAATAGGAATCCACCATACGCTATAACCAAATAACCGTCTGGGGGAGTGGGGGACGAGAAATTGTTCAATAGTTCGACTCAACAATCGTTCGGGGGTAACCATGGCGACACACGACACGAGCACAGTCGATGTTCGATGTGACCCTTGACGGAACTGTCTCGTTGTCTTTAAAAGTCAATAGGTCTTGACCCGTTTTAACATTTCAAACTGTGTAATTGAATGCACAAGACTCTCCTCATTAATTCGTCGATTAATGAATATGAGAAACTAATGAGGCATAATTAATTATTACAGAATGtatcgttttatttatttcttaaatttgatctgtgaaataaaatgaaagaagaaaaagctttGCGTAGTCGTGCCTAGATGACGCGACCAAAATTCACGACTTGATATAAACCGGCGCTTTCTTTTCCCGATTACAGTTGGCCAGCATTTGCAGATTTTCTTGGTATGAATGGAGAAAATGTAACAAAAACGGCTATCGTAAAGATCAAATTCTTTGGTGTTTTTCCTCTAAAATAAAGAGATTTTGtgacagaagaagaaataaaagacgAGAGCAAAGAATCTGCTGCGACAGTAGTTACAAATTGattccccccaaaaaaaaagactttttaAATCCATTTCCATTCTTTTCGTGTCTCGCGTGATCTCCCTGCAGACCTATTTGTCGGtgcatttctttattttattttttgaaaagtgAATCTGCTAGAAAGAATGGAAGAATCAAACTCAATCAACGATGGGCGCCTGTCTTTGTTCAAGTGGCAcgacttaaaaatttcctttttgttaGTTTCCGGTATAGTTTCTCGAAACTCAAGACAAACAAATTGCCTGTTAATTGATAAAGAACAGCAAACTCTTAACGATGGCAAAGACGCTGTGTTTGTACCCTATACGTGTACACAGTCTATAGAGAGGAACGTGTAACCCAGAGGCACTAATGCAGGCGCAGTTTATGTTTTCGCTT
This genomic window contains:
- the LOC116917044 gene encoding uncharacterized protein LOC116917044 translates to MKDPDGVSSNRPSAIKTRSNSGAGLGGVEAIFLSSADADEEGTGGEKTSIVTQELWRQKHAQQEEEAQRTKKDLSWKKDQQKQQWADASQKQDQPRAKDDKRVSNKQAAEQRTPGESTSSGKRTKQKHQQKHADAEEVEADRQPPSASGRNSLRKTRSVTDVDGERESQVSSAASSAAARHGGRRMSISVASAHHQYSMGSSSRDSSRRSSAASIVISVSRPDSPLPHLIQRIGEESLSIEFLRFRRTATAVHSASKFRHPHIVVVQAADGTANVKMSGQETAANLIRMHKERRNSVPTVPRLDLKEENEKDKGKHKKNKDGSLATSNKRLADGQQSRRNRRRRSSTGSSIQGFYMPASRPSSAMAADAATFDPAASRPSSAATIVQLGKLSRPWTPARSPSPVSGAGSANRYGAGSRNLFRSRTPTSMATPLQALNTKVNNILGCASNILDFYQLRPDIKKEPDQHRQNRLLKSMKMNEAAKADDKKEETAQSRLIKFRKKAGQQADNQRDAKLVVKSAGHQPVARAAPAETSKRNQKQQANAQKAASKADGREKVVAPQTGKATQEPEVDEQRTKQEKSQRHQKASDKDVSKSDTKLPMLPPSMTATQKAFNSLSLKMSKHKKTAPPGNLSVTAGGGSCVSLNSAVSSHSSGTNPQTKAMPLLKSMMEKQKAKTTIVAAVAFSAKSSTSSMTKFKIKKVMKMAKTAGLVARRKPINTSSHNQSTPNNASGQGPPTLVNFFKRSNRTNNADSRVPIKYETFTDKDRAAAVLLGDADIKTTLEKQLKSERGRYVLPKESPAQVYLAQADFEMRIGGLATAKNLLNKALELQPGDKNALCSRSRCRLQMGDTKGALDDAEEALTNDSSYVRATYQKAEVLYQMGRFEEALVFYHKGCKQRPDMELFHQGVRKAQEAIEISLGVKPPTLHQQQQYRSTTSSSKRNTTWAKGSSSRLPPLGKNSMAGGHQMNQFSQQLEQRLWPAGQGTHRDSSLLGDLHVDKIYLERLLENPGLHNQSASSLKIIHHAKETLEYLKGRENFWKQQQPFHIVYTKERTNIKTHHRRRRRIPSSNDNTTSTEDSTSDTKQSGDASSSRDSGGGGSSSGNCTSRLAEEESSSSGASTEREEPPNARCSSDEVSRILAVAAEEDENECCDGNEDLEEWRQVVDDMTECIEKRQIGQCADIFLAKCCGWATRDEDLIGEIEAKMSLLRLHGQQQSQCKDDGNTNEKMHLAIEIAVLYLADGQQELSKTCAQQGLALAERTADVGALLQLWLLMAALEATSGNWDNVETCLIKARRIFNGETEENETESQNPGEVVNPGEGLSCN